In Halorussus limi, a genomic segment contains:
- a CDS encoding transporter yields MVRFSTLVILAGVVLLFVPIPPVATILGVLTIGVGIVMRLLG; encoded by the coding sequence ATGGTCCGATTCTCGACGCTCGTCATCCTCGCGGGAGTCGTCCTGCTGTTCGTCCCGATTCCGCCGGTCGCCACGATTCTCGGCGTCCTCACCATCGGGGTAGGCATCGTGATGCGGTTGCTCGGGTGA
- a CDS encoding riboflavin synthase produces MFTGIVEEAGEVRDVTVTEEGRRLRIAGEDVTRNLDRGQSISVSGVCLTVEEFEDDWFEVFLASETVDKTYLGEVEAGDAVNLERAMPADGRFDGHIVQGHVDATAEITDIEEVGEDWTYEFAVPEGFGKYVVDKGSVTVDGISLTVAERKPASGNSAGSDDAESGGDRFSVAVIPETRKITNLSTKSVGDPVHLEVDVIAKYAERLLEDAGVETNGEKSVLDAIEQ; encoded by the coding sequence ATGTTTACCGGAATCGTTGAGGAGGCCGGCGAGGTTCGCGACGTGACCGTGACCGAGGAGGGCCGACGCCTCCGCATCGCGGGCGAGGACGTGACTCGAAACCTCGACCGCGGCCAGAGCATCAGCGTCAGCGGGGTCTGTCTCACCGTCGAGGAGTTCGAAGACGACTGGTTCGAGGTGTTCCTCGCCAGCGAGACCGTGGACAAGACCTATCTCGGCGAGGTCGAGGCGGGCGACGCGGTGAACCTCGAACGCGCGATGCCCGCCGACGGACGCTTCGACGGCCACATCGTGCAGGGCCACGTCGACGCGACCGCCGAAATCACCGACATCGAGGAGGTCGGCGAGGACTGGACGTACGAGTTCGCCGTCCCCGAGGGCTTCGGTAAGTACGTGGTGGACAAGGGGTCGGTCACGGTGGACGGCATCAGCCTCACCGTCGCCGAGCGAAAGCCCGCAAGCGGAAACTCCGCAGGGTCCGACGACGCCGAGAGCGGCGGAGACCGCTTCTCGGTCGCCGTCATCCCGGAGACGCGAAAGATTACCAACCTCTCGACGAAGTCGGTCGGCGACCCGGTCCACCTCGAAGTCGACGTTATCGCGAAGTACGCCGAGCGCCTGCTGGAGGACGCGGGCGTCGAGACAAACGGTGAGAAGAGCGTTCTCGACGCGATAGAGCAGTAG
- a CDS encoding DUF7563 family protein: MPECQNCGSFVTEAYARVFTPREVDNPRVCPECEDKIRDGSEVREARSPRNTS; the protein is encoded by the coding sequence ATGCCTGAGTGCCAGAACTGCGGTTCGTTCGTGACCGAAGCGTACGCGCGAGTGTTCACGCCGCGAGAGGTCGACAATCCGCGAGTCTGCCCCGAATGCGAGGACAAGATTCGAGACGGTAGCGAAGTGCGCGAGGCCCGGTCGCCGCGCAACACCTCCTAG
- a CDS encoding DUF402 domain-containing protein, with amino-acid sequence MSRVRIRGIYTTALTERFREDLSVVQASPPIRRRFDAEFPVEEYDASVETTDDRQGAGVVGDSETVERVADDLASLGVDAFRWTDPAPRGAVFDAAVTDTLGGGAVVDLGDREGYLSFGRVDRRIDEGDRVRVQVHDPAPPWADHRPVLGTELRAFGGIASLSTGVDKVVASGDDATRTELARTTEMLPTEVPDDWGVRWEYAAEDAGMDAMDDALGRAVGLAEAIDAGLADAPDSPADADRGDMPRRLAAPEATEWCWFGRESRFALDAERRAVTTTMPGHHRVKAARESASAAVDFVEDLWTETDALGGGDGAGEFPTGAALRQFGPAAGDRLEIRHGKPDGRCFSLGRGEVTECAPDEGKVTVRREMSGRGTYDALGTPRESGDAAVTKFREGRWWYPTVYRGDDGESKGTYVNVCTPVELFPDAARYVDLHVDVVKYPDGEVERVDDDELDAAVESGNVSEPLAEKARSVASSVERALK; translated from the coding sequence ATGAGTCGGGTCAGGATTCGCGGTATCTACACCACCGCGCTGACCGAGCGCTTCCGCGAGGACCTGTCGGTCGTGCAGGCCTCGCCGCCCATCCGACGGCGCTTCGACGCGGAGTTCCCCGTCGAGGAGTACGACGCCAGCGTCGAGACCACCGACGACCGGCAGGGCGCGGGGGTCGTCGGCGACTCCGAGACCGTCGAGCGAGTCGCCGACGACCTCGCCTCGCTGGGCGTGGACGCCTTCCGGTGGACCGACCCGGCCCCGCGCGGTGCCGTCTTCGACGCCGCCGTGACCGACACGCTCGGCGGCGGCGCAGTCGTGGACCTCGGCGACCGGGAGGGCTACCTCTCGTTCGGGAGAGTGGACCGCCGAATCGACGAGGGCGACCGCGTCCGGGTGCAGGTCCACGACCCCGCACCGCCGTGGGCCGACCACCGGCCGGTCCTCGGCACCGAGTTGCGGGCGTTCGGCGGGATTGCAAGCCTCTCGACCGGCGTCGACAAGGTGGTCGCCTCCGGCGACGACGCGACCCGGACCGAACTCGCCCGGACGACCGAGATGCTCCCGACCGAGGTGCCCGACGACTGGGGCGTCCGCTGGGAGTACGCCGCCGAGGACGCGGGGATGGACGCGATGGACGACGCGCTCGGCCGGGCCGTGGGACTGGCCGAGGCAATCGACGCCGGACTCGCAGACGCGCCCGACTCCCCGGCAGACGCCGACCGAGGCGACATGCCCCGGCGACTCGCCGCGCCCGAGGCGACCGAGTGGTGCTGGTTCGGCCGCGAGTCCCGGTTCGCGCTCGACGCCGAGCGCCGCGCGGTGACGACCACGATGCCGGGCCACCACCGCGTCAAGGCCGCCCGCGAGTCGGCCAGCGCCGCGGTGGACTTCGTGGAGGACCTCTGGACCGAGACCGACGCGCTCGGCGGCGGAGACGGCGCGGGCGAGTTCCCGACGGGCGCGGCTCTCCGGCAGTTCGGCCCCGCGGCGGGCGACCGCCTCGAAATCAGGCACGGCAAGCCCGACGGCCGGTGCTTCTCGCTCGGCCGCGGCGAGGTCACGGAGTGCGCGCCCGACGAGGGGAAGGTGACGGTCCGCCGGGAGATGTCCGGGCGAGGAACCTACGACGCGCTGGGCACGCCCCGCGAGTCGGGCGACGCTGCCGTCACGAAGTTCCGGGAGGGCCGATGGTGGTACCCCACGGTCTACCGGGGCGACGACGGCGAGTCGAAGGGCACCTACGTCAACGTCTGTACGCCCGTCGAACTGTTCCCCGACGCCGCCCGGTACGTGGACCTCCACGTGGACGTGGTGAAGTACCCGGACGGCGAAGTCGAGCGCGTGGACGACGACGAACTCGACGCCGCGGTGGAGTCGGGGAACGTCTCGGAACCGCTCGCCGAGAAGGCCCGGAGCGTCGCGAGTAGCGTCGAACGCGCGTTGAAGTAG
- a CDS encoding methyl-accepting chemotaxis protein produces the protein MKIRTKLIVLLLVISLVPVSVVGMAGLQNMQDIGSYAQDQSSKHLEDQITKDLNGTVEARTEEFENLLNVRRVDARSLAESTSVQNYEAASAGEMELIQRQSQRQVGYTALQMHDTIETTKQTVLEEEYGGRNWEDLSSAEQQQVENRVETILVGTTASGTRPSGTLSEMFQPGYIGDTGYAYVTDLDSNIVAHHSLEDGFNLKNDASLTVFDDIRSNVESSPAIRNGTKWGIAEYDWEDTTQKGNPKERKFIAYTYHEDFDWVLAPSVYYYELQTAAVQNARDGINESFRSYLNTRTVSVGGESVRAYDEIILTDEEGQGVLRAQTSGDEVTTESVAGTSYADTAWFNRTKSLEKGAVHFGDVRSVGGKQVAYITTPVYHDGEFAGTVALRFNYSILTAMTNHVTVGETGHLTVVNDEGRVLSHPDQSVIDSGANIDDESYAGSLATLADERILAGETGLNTYTRTEGGTESRYYVSYTPLQFGDRQFALLGTVPESDVKAPAAALREDLRDRTTSARNFVLLLVAGLIVAVVGLGYKAAEYFSTPIEQIRDRATALAQGRFDEETDIDASDDEIGELVEAFDEMQGNLRTQVAELQAVSENLGEGTLDQEVDTDLPGEYGAIMTDIDEGIEKLQVGFDEIRRTSQQIREGRLDQTVDTDLPGEYGAVLADLETGVEQLGASFDRIQDASEQLREGTLDQDVDAELPGQYGEVMADLDAGLTEIESSLAEVKDFADRFARVSDETATSAQQIEAASQETAESVEEIAFGAEQQTEQLQAAASEMNDLSATIEEVASSADGVVETANEAAELADRGREHAADATAEISAIESEADTAVEQVESLESQIEEINDIVQLITDIAEQTNLLALNASIEAARAGEAGEGFAVVANEIKSLASEAGDATEEVESLIDEIQAHTDDTVGDMRSMQERVETGSETIGDAIEMFDDIAGAVQEAEHGVEEISEAAEDQAVSTEEVVAMVDEVSSVSQQTAAEASSVSSATQEQTAAINDVSRNVETVSDSADALKELVDEFDVDDDAGSTDRQFGAESEFQSKPTVTDGGDSEPTDT, from the coding sequence ATGAAGATACGGACGAAACTCATCGTGCTGTTGCTGGTCATCTCGCTCGTCCCGGTTTCGGTGGTCGGGATGGCCGGACTCCAGAACATGCAGGACATCGGGTCGTACGCGCAGGACCAGAGTTCGAAGCACCTCGAAGACCAGATAACGAAGGACCTGAACGGCACCGTCGAAGCCAGAACCGAGGAGTTCGAGAACCTGCTCAACGTGCGGCGGGTGGACGCGCGCTCGCTGGCGGAGTCCACCTCGGTGCAGAACTACGAGGCCGCGAGCGCGGGTGAGATGGAACTCATCCAGCGACAGAGTCAGAGGCAGGTCGGGTACACCGCGCTCCAGATGCACGACACCATCGAGACGACGAAGCAGACGGTTCTCGAAGAGGAGTACGGCGGCCGTAACTGGGAGGACCTCTCGTCGGCCGAACAGCAACAGGTAGAGAACAGGGTCGAGACTATACTCGTGGGAACGACCGCGAGCGGAACTCGTCCGAGCGGCACGCTGTCCGAGATGTTCCAACCGGGGTACATCGGCGACACCGGCTACGCGTACGTGACCGACCTCGATTCGAACATCGTCGCCCACCACAGCCTCGAAGACGGGTTCAACCTCAAGAACGACGCCTCGTTGACCGTCTTCGACGACATCCGGTCGAACGTCGAGTCGAGCCCCGCTATCCGGAACGGGACGAAGTGGGGCATCGCCGAGTACGACTGGGAGGACACCACCCAGAAGGGGAACCCGAAGGAGCGCAAGTTCATCGCCTACACCTACCACGAGGACTTCGACTGGGTGCTCGCGCCCAGCGTCTACTACTACGAACTCCAGACCGCCGCCGTGCAGAACGCGCGTGACGGAATCAACGAGTCGTTCCGGAGTTATCTCAACACCAGAACCGTCTCGGTCGGCGGCGAGTCGGTGCGGGCCTACGACGAGATTATCCTGACCGACGAGGAGGGGCAGGGCGTCCTCCGAGCGCAAACCAGCGGGGACGAGGTCACGACCGAGTCGGTCGCCGGTACCTCGTACGCCGACACCGCCTGGTTCAATCGGACGAAGTCCCTGGAGAAAGGGGCAGTCCACTTCGGCGACGTCCGGTCGGTCGGCGGCAAGCAAGTGGCGTACATTACGACGCCGGTGTATCACGACGGCGAGTTCGCGGGAACCGTCGCACTCAGGTTCAACTACAGCATCCTCACCGCGATGACGAACCACGTCACGGTCGGCGAAACCGGCCACCTGACTGTCGTGAACGACGAGGGTCGGGTGCTGAGCCACCCCGACCAGTCGGTGATCGATTCGGGCGCGAACATCGACGACGAGTCCTACGCGGGGTCGCTGGCCACGCTGGCCGACGAGCGAATACTGGCGGGCGAGACCGGACTGAACACGTACACGCGAACCGAGGGCGGTACCGAGAGTCGGTACTACGTGTCCTACACTCCGCTCCAGTTCGGGGACAGACAGTTCGCGCTACTGGGAACGGTTCCCGAGAGCGACGTGAAAGCGCCGGCCGCCGCGCTGAGAGAGGACCTTCGCGACCGGACGACCTCCGCCCGGAACTTCGTCCTCCTGCTCGTCGCCGGTCTCATCGTGGCCGTCGTCGGACTGGGGTACAAGGCGGCGGAGTACTTCTCGACGCCGATAGAGCAGATTCGGGACCGAGCGACCGCGCTCGCCCAAGGGCGCTTCGACGAGGAGACCGACATCGACGCGTCCGACGACGAAATCGGGGAACTCGTCGAGGCGTTCGACGAGATGCAGGGGAACCTCCGAACGCAGGTCGCGGAACTGCAGGCCGTCAGCGAGAACCTCGGCGAGGGGACGCTAGACCAGGAGGTCGACACCGACCTCCCCGGCGAGTACGGCGCGATAATGACCGACATCGACGAGGGCATCGAGAAGCTACAGGTCGGGTTCGACGAGATTCGCCGGACCAGCCAGCAGATACGGGAGGGTCGCCTCGACCAGACCGTCGATACCGACCTCCCCGGCGAGTACGGTGCGGTCCTCGCGGACCTCGAAACCGGCGTCGAACAACTCGGGGCGAGTTTCGACCGGATTCAGGACGCCAGCGAGCAGTTGCGCGAGGGAACGCTCGACCAGGACGTGGACGCGGAACTGCCGGGCCAGTACGGCGAGGTGATGGCGGATCTGGACGCCGGACTCACCGAAATCGAGAGCAGTCTGGCCGAGGTCAAGGACTTCGCCGACCGCTTCGCACGCGTGAGCGACGAGACAGCGACCAGCGCCCAGCAGATAGAGGCCGCGAGTCAGGAGACCGCCGAGTCCGTCGAGGAAATCGCGTTCGGGGCCGAACAGCAGACCGAACAGCTACAGGCCGCGGCGAGCGAGATGAACGACCTGTCGGCCACCATCGAGGAGGTCGCCTCGTCGGCCGACGGCGTGGTCGAGACCGCCAACGAGGCGGCGGAACTCGCCGACCGGGGCCGCGAACACGCCGCCGACGCGACCGCGGAGATTTCGGCCATCGAATCGGAGGCCGACACCGCCGTCGAGCAGGTCGAGAGCCTGGAGAGCCAGATAGAGGAGATAAACGACATCGTCCAGTTGATCACGGACATCGCCGAGCAGACCAACCTCCTCGCGCTCAACGCCTCCATCGAGGCCGCACGGGCGGGCGAGGCCGGCGAGGGGTTCGCGGTCGTGGCCAACGAGATCAAATCGCTGGCGAGCGAGGCCGGCGACGCGACCGAAGAGGTCGAGAGCCTCATCGACGAGATTCAGGCCCACACCGACGACACCGTCGGCGACATGCGCTCGATGCAGGAGCGAGTCGAGACCGGTTCCGAGACCATCGGAGACGCCATCGAGATGTTCGACGACATCGCCGGGGCGGTACAGGAAGCCGAACACGGCGTCGAGGAGATTTCCGAGGCCGCCGAAGACCAGGCGGTCTCCACGGAGGAAGTCGTGGCGATGGTGGACGAGGTGTCCAGCGTGAGCCAACAGACCGCCGCCGAAGCGAGTTCCGTCTCGTCGGCGACGCAGGAGCAGACTGCGGCAATCAACGACGTCTCGCGGAACGTCGAGACGGTCTCGGACTCCGCGGACGCCCTCAAGGAACTGGTCGACGAGTTCGACGTGGACGACGACGCGGGCTCGACCGACCGGCAGTTCGGCGCGGAATCGGAGTTCCAGTCGAAGCCCACGGTCACCGACGGCGGTGATAGCGAGCCGACTGACACGTAG
- a CDS encoding HVO_0416 family zinc finger protein yields the protein MATAPTGDDDVFDEFLSERGHETETVGWQEDHNKKQCPECSGLHDTSASECSVCGWRP from the coding sequence ATGGCGACCGCACCGACCGGCGACGACGACGTTTTCGACGAATTCCTGTCCGAGCGTGGCCACGAGACGGAGACAGTCGGCTGGCAAGAGGACCACAACAAGAAACAGTGTCCGGAGTGTAGCGGGCTTCACGATACGTCGGCCAGCGAGTGCTCGGTATGCGGTTGGCGACCGTAG
- a CDS encoding DUF1028 domain-containing protein yields the protein MTFSICVREEYEDDDGDDQTRFGVAVTTRLPAVGTLCPFASENGAVATQSLVNVELGRKGVEYLDDGLAVEDALQALLNADEGAPQRQLHGVDSEGTFAFSGEECKGWYGHVEGDGYTVAGNLLTGESVVEETASAYEENRDDSDAPLAERLVDALSAGHAEGGDKREDLRVQSAALLVETTEDREMEPYYDDLRVDATETPIADLRETYELAKEGFEAAVERYEEAYEDDELEASDDQTEASDGETDPEESADPTVESPE from the coding sequence GTGACTTTCAGTATCTGTGTTCGCGAGGAGTACGAGGACGACGACGGCGACGACCAGACCAGATTCGGCGTCGCGGTGACGACCCGACTGCCCGCGGTCGGGACGCTCTGCCCGTTCGCCAGCGAGAACGGCGCGGTCGCGACCCAGAGCCTCGTCAACGTGGAACTCGGCCGGAAGGGCGTCGAGTACCTCGACGACGGTCTGGCGGTCGAAGACGCCCTGCAGGCCCTGCTCAACGCCGACGAGGGCGCGCCCCAGCGCCAACTCCACGGCGTCGATTCGGAGGGGACGTTCGCCTTCTCCGGCGAGGAGTGCAAGGGCTGGTACGGCCACGTCGAGGGCGACGGCTACACCGTCGCCGGGAACCTGCTGACCGGCGAGTCCGTCGTCGAGGAAACCGCGAGCGCGTACGAAGAGAACCGGGACGACAGCGACGCACCGCTCGCCGAGCGACTGGTCGATGCGCTCTCCGCGGGCCACGCCGAGGGCGGCGACAAGCGCGAGGACCTCCGCGTCCAGAGCGCGGCCCTGCTCGTGGAGACCACCGAGGACCGCGAGATGGAACCGTACTACGACGACCTGCGCGTCGACGCGACCGAGACCCCGATAGCCGACCTGCGCGAGACCTACGAACTGGCGAAGGAGGGGTTCGAGGCGGCGGTCGAACGCTACGAGGAGGCGTACGAGGACGACGAACTGGAGGCGTCCGACGACCAGACAGAAGCGTCAGACGGCGAGACCGACCCGGAGGAGTCGGCGGACCCGACGGTCGAGTCCCCGGAGTAG
- a CDS encoding UvrD-helicase domain-containing protein, with amino-acid sequence MSQDTEERVTRLFGGPGSGKTTELLDRVEGLLDQEGVGVNDILLVSYTRAAANEVRERLAERRDLNPRSLQGSVCTMHAKAYELLDLSRNDVVGESDKKEFCEDFGIEFEDEYSGAGRRTARSTTLGNKIIATSQWLQRTRRDVADWYDVPFQWNDEEVRLPPDIDPNSQEGNKYTPTWPSDDDRLDVPEAIRGWRNYKGENDLVGFADMLQRVRQRSLLPNVDYLVIDEFQDITSLQYDVYEEWKPHMEKVLIAGDDDQVVYAWQGADPGLLLEEGGDDVILDTSHRLPSEILRVVQQEVHHIEKRQEKNLSPRKQGGTVEQVDSPSMLELVRNVRYTIEEHDGTLMLLFRARYQMFRFIDEFIDEGIPFKCLTDQRMWTDRLQQYVDAVEKIDDEEPITGLQARRLADMLQDSAFGTSERDDLFDAIDERKEEADTDDLAEIEVDPDFVTDFAPFMPGPASAADMVRKVTSFQKNSMRAYFGGDYEGMEADRVRIGTIHSAKGREADHVFVATDLTEKVVEQMAATVDGPVDGEEFNSTTDPVPVLTDNERRVFYVGMSRARERLVVMENLVGGAPTLPIDVLLYNERNGKGVADVLEEVSEPPAQ; translated from the coding sequence ATGAGCCAAGATACGGAAGAACGAGTGACCCGTCTGTTCGGTGGCCCCGGTAGCGGGAAGACCACCGAACTGCTCGACAGGGTCGAAGGTCTGCTCGACCAAGAGGGCGTCGGCGTCAACGACATTCTGCTGGTCTCGTACACTCGCGCGGCCGCCAACGAGGTTCGGGAGCGCCTCGCCGAGCGCCGCGACTTGAACCCCCGGTCGCTGCAGGGGTCGGTCTGCACGATGCACGCGAAGGCCTACGAACTGCTGGACCTCTCTCGGAACGACGTGGTCGGCGAGTCCGACAAGAAGGAGTTCTGCGAGGACTTCGGCATCGAGTTCGAGGACGAGTACAGCGGCGCGGGCCGCCGGACCGCGCGTTCGACCACGCTCGGCAACAAGATTATCGCCACGAGCCAGTGGCTCCAGCGGACCCGCCGCGACGTGGCCGACTGGTACGACGTGCCCTTCCAGTGGAACGACGAGGAGGTCCGCCTGCCGCCGGACATCGACCCGAACTCCCAAGAGGGGAACAAGTACACCCCGACGTGGCCCAGCGACGACGACCGACTCGACGTGCCCGAGGCCATCCGTGGGTGGCGAAACTACAAGGGCGAGAACGACCTCGTCGGCTTCGCGGACATGCTCCAGCGCGTGCGCCAGCGGTCGCTCCTCCCGAACGTCGACTACCTCGTCATCGACGAGTTTCAGGACATCACCAGCCTCCAGTACGACGTGTACGAGGAGTGGAAGCCCCACATGGAGAAGGTCCTCATCGCGGGCGACGACGACCAGGTCGTCTACGCGTGGCAGGGCGCGGACCCGGGCCTGCTGCTCGAAGAGGGCGGCGACGACGTGATTTTGGACACCTCCCACCGACTCCCCTCCGAGATTCTGCGGGTCGTCCAGCAGGAGGTCCACCACATCGAGAAACGCCAAGAGAAGAACCTCTCGCCGCGCAAGCAGGGCGGCACCGTCGAACAGGTCGATAGCCCCTCGATGCTCGAACTCGTCCGGAACGTCCGGTACACCATCGAAGAACACGACGGCACCCTGATGTTGCTGTTCCGGGCGCGCTACCAGATGTTCCGGTTCATCGACGAGTTCATCGACGAGGGCATCCCGTTCAAGTGCCTGACCGACCAGCGCATGTGGACCGACCGCCTCCAGCAGTACGTCGACGCGGTCGAGAAGATAGACGACGAGGAGCCGATTACCGGCCTTCAGGCCCGGCGACTCGCCGACATGCTTCAGGACTCGGCGTTCGGCACCAGCGAGCGAGACGACCTCTTCGACGCCATCGACGAGCGAAAGGAGGAGGCAGACACCGACGACCTCGCCGAAATCGAGGTCGACCCCGACTTCGTGACCGACTTCGCCCCGTTCATGCCCGGTCCGGCCTCGGCCGCCGACATGGTTCGAAAGGTCACGAGTTTCCAGAAGAACTCGATGCGGGCCTACTTCGGCGGCGACTACGAGGGAATGGAGGCCGACCGCGTCCGCATCGGCACCATCCACTCCGCGAAGGGTCGCGAGGCCGACCACGTCTTCGTCGCCACGGACCTGACCGAGAAGGTGGTCGAGCAGATGGCCGCCACGGTGGACGGTCCGGTGGACGGCGAGGAGTTCAACTCCACGACCGACCCCGTGCCGGTCCTGACCGACAACGAGCGCCGCGTGTTCTACGTCGGCATGTCCCGCGCCCGCGAGCGCCTCGTCGTCATGGAGAATCTGGTCGGCGGCGCGCCGACCCTGCCCATCGACGTGCTGCTCTACAACGAGCGCAACGGAAAGGGCGTCGCGGACGTGCTGGAAGAAGTCTCGGAACCGCCCGCCCAGTAA
- a CDS encoding DUF7533 family protein — MSKRGILGTLQLAATLVFALPVGLLGVQFLANGEVLLGGGFVAVAVLMVVLEEYLTTPTDVPGAVAEKTVGKVAKTPDDEE, encoded by the coding sequence ATGAGTAAACGGGGCATCCTCGGTACGCTTCAACTCGCGGCGACGCTCGTGTTCGCGCTCCCCGTCGGTCTTCTCGGCGTCCAGTTCCTCGCGAACGGCGAGGTCCTGCTCGGCGGCGGATTCGTCGCCGTGGCGGTCCTGATGGTCGTGCTGGAGGAGTATCTGACGACGCCGACCGACGTCCCGGGCGCAGTGGCCGAGAAGACGGTCGGGAAAGTCGCCAAGACGCCCGACGACGAGGAGTGA
- a CDS encoding DUF7532 family protein, producing MSFDTRIRRALREAGVSEETLREASDAAASDAERTAEQVESFFEDREVVYSDMDLTHSTAQFPEHAVEYADCFTHSDDVRGWLRFDSWGVYVEGARVLSDEVVELTLGPTVHERVRFATAREEL from the coding sequence ATGAGCTTCGACACTCGCATCCGCCGGGCGCTCCGCGAAGCGGGCGTCTCCGAGGAGACGCTCCGGGAGGCGTCGGACGCCGCGGCGTCCGACGCCGAGCGCACGGCCGAACAGGTCGAGTCGTTCTTCGAGGACCGCGAGGTCGTCTACTCGGACATGGACCTGACTCACAGCACTGCCCAGTTTCCCGAACACGCCGTCGAGTACGCCGACTGTTTCACGCACAGCGACGACGTGCGCGGGTGGCTCAGGTTCGACTCGTGGGGCGTCTACGTCGAGGGCGCTCGGGTGCTGAGCGACGAAGTCGTCGAGTTGACGCTCGGTCCGACGGTCCACGAACGAGTCCGGTTCGCCACCGCCCGCGAGGAGTTATGA
- a CDS encoding PrsW family intramembrane metalloprotease, with protein sequence MDAPRDPIEEGATDSADLYDIATWEPRSWLDRLSGGVYGGIRRLGRVIVVVLALAILGAQFALTGLAAVSDPVIGAFVLMSVVPAFGLAAYIWYADVTTSEPLSLLVGTFLLGVLFAGFAAIINTLAGAITLVPVVGMVLFFYLVVAPVEETVKWLAIRLYAFRSDRFDAVIDGAVYGAMAGLGFATIENAIYITQGISEVSTIGSQQITSAGQTAAVRLLAGPGHVIYSAFAGYYLGLAKFNRENAGPIVVKGLLIAAFIHATYNSLVTYLSDILAFAGLAVAPGVAFLGFVFVYDGVFGYLLYRKISRYRSAYRQVNMGTSVSFEDEEVARDRADFEESADGAGDFETSEEFAENRRAEDRRTESQRADGDAADSRSSDRDSL encoded by the coding sequence ATGGACGCTCCACGCGACCCGATAGAGGAAGGTGCGACCGATTCGGCAGATCTCTACGACATCGCGACGTGGGAGCCGAGGAGTTGGCTGGACAGGCTATCGGGCGGGGTCTACGGCGGGATTCGGCGACTCGGCCGGGTCATCGTCGTGGTCCTCGCGCTGGCCATCCTCGGCGCCCAGTTCGCGCTGACCGGACTGGCGGCGGTCAGCGACCCCGTCATCGGCGCGTTCGTCCTGATGTCTGTCGTCCCGGCGTTCGGACTGGCGGCCTACATCTGGTACGCCGACGTGACGACCTCCGAACCGCTCTCGCTGTTGGTCGGGACCTTCCTTCTCGGCGTGCTGTTCGCCGGTTTCGCCGCCATCATCAACACGCTGGCCGGCGCGATTACGCTGGTCCCGGTCGTCGGCATGGTCCTGTTCTTCTATCTGGTCGTCGCGCCGGTCGAGGAGACGGTGAAGTGGCTCGCCATCCGACTCTACGCCTTCCGGAGCGACCGCTTCGACGCGGTCATCGACGGCGCGGTGTACGGCGCGATGGCGGGACTCGGATTCGCCACCATCGAGAACGCCATCTACATCACGCAGGGCATCAGCGAAGTCTCCACCATCGGTTCCCAGCAAATCACCTCGGCGGGCCAGACCGCCGCGGTCCGCCTGCTGGCGGGGCCGGGCCACGTCATCTACTCGGCGTTCGCGGGCTACTACCTCGGACTGGCGAAGTTCAACCGCGAGAACGCGGGCCCCATCGTGGTCAAGGGCCTGCTCATCGCGGCGTTCATCCACGCGACCTACAACTCTCTGGTGACGTACCTGAGCGACATTCTCGCGTTCGCAGGCCTCGCAGTCGCGCCGGGCGTCGCGTTCCTCGGCTTCGTCTTCGTCTACGACGGCGTGTTCGGCTACCTGCTCTACCGGAAGATTTCGCGCTACCGGAGCGCCTACCGGCAGGTCAACATGGGCACGAGCGTCAGCTTCGAGGACGAGGAGGTGGCCCGCGACCGCGCCGACTTCGAGGAGTCGGCCGACGGCGCGGGCGACTTCGAGACCTCCGAGGAGTTCGCCGAGAACCGGCGCGCCGAGGACCGGCGCACCGAGAGCCAGCGCGCCGACGGCGACGCCGCCGACTCGCGTTCGTCCGACCGCGACTCGCTGTAA
- a CDS encoding cell division protein SepF codes for MGFMSKILGDRDAHTAEDYVELNLDDFDTASGDAAMQVHIAEIQGQQDVIAIKDAIYDGDLVVADITRLRTEDTTVERITNELQQVAREVDGDIVQKGDDQILVTPTGVKVSREKLTR; via the coding sequence ATGGGCTTCATGAGCAAAATTCTCGGTGACAGGGACGCGCACACCGCCGAGGACTACGTGGAACTCAACCTCGACGACTTCGACACGGCGTCGGGCGACGCCGCGATGCAGGTCCACATCGCCGAGATACAGGGCCAGCAGGACGTCATCGCCATCAAGGACGCCATCTACGACGGCGACCTCGTGGTCGCGGACATCACCCGTCTCCGGACCGAGGACACCACCGTAGAGCGCATCACCAACGAACTCCAGCAGGTCGCCCGCGAGGTCGACGGCGACATCGTCCAGAAGGGCGACGACCAGATTCTCGTGACCCCGACAGGCGTGAAGGTCAGTCGGGAGAAACTCACGCGCTGA